A single Maridesulfovibrio frigidus DSM 17176 DNA region contains:
- the qrcA gene encoding menaquinone reductase multiheme cytochrome c subunit QrcA, producing the protein MEEKRASKQCGGVFPFFIGVLASLVIGWWVFPQVIYSQKTQPIDFSHKVHVEGEGMDCESCHTFMEDGSFAGLPSNEQCAECHEDLLGESKAEETYVNEYLNKDVEVPWLVYQYQPDNVYFSHMAHKGFECTDCHPDVGNSDTLPTYYENRISGYSKQTMKMWQCERCHAEVGTSNACYVCHK; encoded by the coding sequence ATGGAGGAGAAAAGAGCATCGAAGCAGTGTGGAGGAGTTTTTCCCTTCTTCATCGGTGTCCTTGCAAGCCTGGTAATCGGTTGGTGGGTTTTTCCACAGGTTATTTATAGCCAGAAAACACAGCCTATCGATTTCAGTCACAAGGTGCACGTTGAAGGTGAGGGAATGGACTGTGAATCTTGTCACACGTTTATGGAAGATGGTTCCTTTGCGGGGCTTCCTTCAAATGAGCAGTGTGCTGAGTGTCACGAAGATCTTCTCGGCGAATCAAAAGCTGAAGAAACTTACGTGAACGAGTACCTGAATAAGGACGTTGAGGTTCCATGGCTGGTCTATCAGTATCAGCCTGATAACGTATACTTTTCGCACATGGCGCACAAAGGCTTCGAGTGTACTGATTGTCATCCCGACGTTGGCAATAGCGACACCCTGCCGACGTATTACGAAAACAGGATTAGCGGTTACAGCAAGCAGACCATGAAGATGTGGCAGTGTGAGCGCTGTCATGCGGAAGTTGGTACCAGCAACGCATGTTACGTCTGCCATAAGTAA